One window of Macrococcus sp. 19Msa1099 genomic DNA carries:
- a CDS encoding O-antigen ligase family protein: MLKINKIYIENILFALTFILLLFGTLNSIPGNIVGNLSIIFSLLLMFLNLLYKLILKKTYNKSLTSFFIISLLYILSSLFSSVLNYNSTLNNTLQFAAIMLFFISFSTIKWNSFKINFSYIMSFIYVSLNLIYAATLGKFSQFMSVYPNSNLVGAYGFIALFFIILKFNYSNNKVLPIIGILLSTLLIIISDTRSIIMSIIIVVSVFISWGKITKSMFRANLFFVTYIGILVFIIVIYAKLPSYNFYPKLESWMIENTGKSIMSGRLEIWSEVMNLINEKPWFGYGPDVKASIIISLNASPHNIYINTMLQVGIIGLILFVGILYTIFYSYVLKKNEIMVRISAAFYFGIIFHQLFEITLTQNQLSIGLFQWLIFSVGFNNIKETS, encoded by the coding sequence ATGTTGAAAATTAATAAAATATATATTGAAAATATCCTTTTTGCTTTAACCTTTATTTTGCTACTGTTTGGAACGTTAAATTCAATCCCTGGGAACATTGTTGGGAATTTATCTATTATTTTTAGCCTTTTGTTAATGTTTTTAAATCTACTTTATAAATTAATTTTAAAAAAAACTTACAATAAATCATTAACATCATTCTTTATAATCTCACTATTATATATATTAAGTTCTTTATTTTCGTCTGTATTAAACTATAATTCAACTTTGAATAACACTTTACAATTCGCAGCAATAATGCTATTTTTTATAAGTTTTTCTACGATAAAGTGGAATAGTTTTAAAATCAATTTTTCTTATATTATGTCATTTATTTATGTTTCTCTAAACTTAATTTATGCTGCGACTTTGGGAAAATTCTCTCAATTTATGAGTGTATATCCAAATTCTAACTTAGTAGGGGCTTATGGTTTTATAGCATTATTTTTTATAATTTTGAAGTTTAATTATTCAAATAATAAAGTACTACCCATCATCGGTATATTGTTATCAACGTTACTAATCATTATTAGTGATACTAGATCAATTATTATGTCGATAATAATAGTTGTTTCTGTATTTATAAGCTGGGGTAAAATAACTAAGAGTATGTTTAGAGCAAATCTTTTCTTTGTGACATATATAGGTATACTTGTCTTTATAATCGTTATTTATGCGAAGCTTCCAAGTTATAATTTTTATCCAAAATTAGAGAGTTGGATGATTGAAAATACTGGGAAAAGTATTATGTCTGGTAGATTAGAAATATGGTCTGAAGTAATGAACTTAATAAATGAAAAGCCTTGGTTTGGATATGGTCCGGATGTCAAGGCCTCAATAATAATTTCTCTGAATGCGTCTCCTCATAACATTTATATTAATACAATGTTACAAGTAGGTATAATTGGTTTAATTCTTTTTGTGGGCATATTGTATACGATATTTTATAGCTATGTATTAAAAAAGAATGAAATAATGGTAAGGATTTCTGCAGCCTTTTATTTTGGTATAATATTTCATCAGTTATTCGAAATCACTTTAACCCAAAATCAGTTATCTATTGGATTATTTCAATGGCTTATTTTCTCTGTTGGTTTTAATAATATTAAAGAAACCTCATAA
- a CDS encoding glycosyltransferase: MKTIWIVSDGEPLPTDDANVRLRRMGNLAEILSEDCKVIWFSSNFQHYTKSFRSSNDTLVEINKNYHIQLLSTKGYQKNVSINRLIHYKVLSKKFIDVSYMMDTPDIILCTLAPIDLAKAVMKYSKKHNVKYIIDIRDLWPEIYYDVLPNKLKYLTDVLVKKNKLELKSILKNSYSIIGVTSKFLDYGLDIAGIKLRKQDCVIHTAYPILNVENNFYDLWSKYKLKTDDKIITFVGNFSDQFNIEPIFDSLNYLNNQDIKIVLCGVGKNLEKYKEVYGKDERIIFPGWINQDEISSLLNNSILGIAPYIDSINYRNNLPNKFGEYLSFGVPILVGVEGMMKELLLLNKCGNFYKNSKDLAKLIDRYTMDDDFQSEQSNAAKKLYDKNFNADIVYREFAKYIKEI, from the coding sequence ATGAAAACGATATGGATAGTATCTGATGGAGAGCCTTTACCAACAGATGATGCGAACGTTAGGCTAAGAAGAATGGGAAATTTAGCTGAAATATTATCAGAGGACTGTAAAGTTATTTGGTTTTCTTCAAATTTTCAACACTATACAAAGTCATTTAGATCCAGCAATGACACTTTGGTTGAAATTAATAAAAATTATCACATTCAATTATTATCTACAAAAGGATATCAAAAAAATGTTTCAATTAATAGATTGATTCATTATAAAGTGTTATCAAAAAAATTTATCGATGTTTCATATATGATGGATACTCCTGATATCATTTTATGTACGTTAGCTCCAATAGATTTAGCAAAAGCCGTTATGAAATACTCAAAAAAACATAATGTAAAATATATTATAGACATTAGAGATTTATGGCCGGAAATATATTATGATGTCCTTCCTAATAAATTGAAATATCTAACTGATGTTTTAGTGAAAAAAAATAAATTAGAATTAAAATCAATATTAAAAAATTCATATTCTATAATTGGTGTAACTAGTAAATTCTTAGATTATGGTCTTGACATAGCAGGTATAAAATTAAGAAAACAGGATTGTGTAATCCATACAGCATATCCAATTCTTAATGTAGAAAATAACTTTTATGATTTATGGTCTAAATATAAACTAAAAACTGACGATAAAATAATAACATTTGTTGGCAACTTCAGTGATCAATTTAATATTGAGCCTATTTTTGATTCATTAAATTATTTAAATAATCAAGACATAAAAATAGTGTTATGTGGAGTTGGTAAAAACTTAGAGAAGTATAAAGAAGTTTATGGAAAAGATGAAAGAATAATCTTTCCTGGTTGGATAAATCAAGATGAAATATCATCTTTACTAAATAATTCCATATTAGGTATTGCGCCATACATAGACAGTATTAACTATAGAAATAACCTACCTAATAAGTTTGGTGAATATTTGTCATTTGGTGTTCCAATATTAGTTGGAGTTGAAGGAATGATGAAAGAGCTATTACTTTTAAATAAATGTGGTAATTTTTACAAAAATTCAAAAGACTTGGCTAAGCTAATTGATAGGTATACAATGGATGACGATTTTCAAAGTGAACAATCAAATGCTGCGAAAAAGTTATATGATAAGAATTTTAATGCAGATATAGTCTATAGGGAATTTGCAAAATATATAAAAGAAATTTAA
- a CDS encoding glycosyltransferase family 4 protein, giving the protein MEILHLNSNYIFTEIYKNAINNMDSDFVHYIFNPLYNEVDFDNNIENIEIYAPVILTKYDRIFNRNRAIKTIKYLENNIPLNFIKLIHAHTLTNDGVLALKLNEKYGIPYILTVRNTDINYSLKYKKYNMHLYKNTLKNASLIIFPNNSYKKKLLDLFKTDAILCEKIINSKVIPNGIDSYWHDNVYTDVRTLKDKLNLIYVGRIYKNKNLHNILKAVSRLESEYKIDIKVAGKIIDQNYFNQLELIHPFTYLGELEKGQLKNIYRESDIFVMPSFNETFGLVYIEALSQNLPIVYTKYEGIYGYFNDYEYGVPVQANNYNEICSGIKYIVRNYSDIQCNLENKDFLEGFNWETIGKIYNKIYVELKR; this is encoded by the coding sequence ATGGAGATATTACATTTAAATTCTAATTATATTTTTACTGAAATATATAAAAATGCTATTAATAATATGGATTCAGACTTTGTACATTACATATTTAATCCGTTATATAATGAAGTAGACTTTGACAATAACATAGAAAATATCGAGATTTACGCACCTGTTATACTTACAAAATATGACAGAATTTTTAATCGTAACAGAGCAATTAAAACCATAAAGTACTTAGAAAATAATATTCCATTAAATTTTATTAAACTAATACATGCTCATACTTTAACTAATGATGGTGTTCTGGCCTTGAAGTTGAATGAAAAATACGGAATACCATATATATTAACTGTACGGAATACAGATATCAACTATTCGCTAAAATATAAAAAGTATAATATGCATTTATATAAAAATACACTTAAAAATGCATCCTTAATAATTTTTCCCAATAATTCATATAAAAAAAAACTCTTAGATTTGTTTAAAACTGATGCTATCTTATGCGAAAAGATTATTAATTCTAAGGTAATCCCAAATGGAATAGATTCGTATTGGCATGATAATGTTTATACAGATGTCCGTACACTAAAAGACAAATTAAATTTAATATATGTTGGTAGAATCTATAAAAATAAAAACCTACACAATATTTTAAAAGCGGTTAGTAGATTGGAAAGTGAATATAAAATTGACATAAAAGTAGCCGGAAAAATTATTGACCAGAATTACTTTAATCAACTAGAATTAATACATCCTTTCACTTATCTTGGGGAGTTGGAAAAGGGGCAATTAAAAAATATTTATAGAGAAAGTGATATTTTCGTTATGCCATCATTCAACGAAACTTTTGGTTTAGTATATATAGAAGCATTATCTCAGAATTTACCGATTGTATACACTAAGTATGAAGGTATATATGGATACTTTAATGATTATGAATATGGAGTGCCCGTTCAAGCTAATAATTACAATGAAATCTGTAGTGGTATAAAATATATTGTTAGAAATTATTCAGATATTCAATGTAATTTAGAAAATAAAGATTTTTTAGAAGGTTTTAATTGGGAAACCATAGGTAAGATATATAATAAAATCTATGTAGAGTTGAAGCGATGA